The proteins below come from a single Plantactinospora sp. KBS50 genomic window:
- a CDS encoding DUF5522 domain-containing protein: protein MPPEPRPLAHRPLAEPHPSRLAPDHPDRERILAAHTAALAAGQAGYLDPETGLFVLTAGFLADRGTCCGRGCRHCPYVT from the coding sequence GTGCCGCCCGAGCCCCGGCCGCTGGCCCACCGACCGCTGGCCGAGCCGCATCCGTCGCGGCTCGCGCCGGATCACCCGGACCGGGAGCGGATCCTGGCCGCGCACACCGCGGCGCTCGCCGCGGGCCAGGCCGGCTACCTCGACCCGGAAACCGGGTTGTTCGTGCTCACCGCCGGCTTCCTGGCCGACCGGGGTACCTGTTGCGGCCGGGGCTGCCGGCACTGCCCGTACGTCACCTGA
- a CDS encoding sulfurtransferase, protein MSGTAELLVDAPTLAAELAREDPPTLLDVRWRLAGPPGRDDYLAGHLPGAVFVDLDTALSGPPGPGGRHPLPDPGRLQDALRAAGVREGHPVVVYDGGDGLAAARAWWTLRWAGHRPVRVLVGGFPAWAADGHPVRPGDGTRPGPAPGDVTVRPGALPVLDAAAAAGLAEAGGALLDVRAPERYRGETEPIDPVAGHVPGAVNLPIRELLAGPGRPLPVADLRSRFAAAGIGPQVPVGAYCGSGVTAAQAVLALHLVGRTDVAMYVGSWSDWIADPDRPVATGPGGSSGS, encoded by the coding sequence ATGTCCGGTACCGCTGAACTTCTGGTCGATGCGCCGACGCTTGCCGCGGAACTGGCCCGCGAGGATCCGCCCACCCTGCTGGACGTGCGGTGGCGGCTGGCCGGTCCGCCCGGCCGGGACGACTACCTGGCCGGACACCTGCCGGGTGCGGTCTTCGTGGACTTGGACACCGCGCTGTCCGGGCCGCCGGGTCCGGGCGGCCGGCACCCGCTGCCCGATCCGGGGCGGTTGCAGGACGCGCTGCGCGCGGCCGGGGTCCGCGAGGGTCACCCCGTCGTGGTCTACGACGGCGGCGACGGCCTGGCCGCGGCCCGCGCCTGGTGGACACTGCGCTGGGCCGGACACCGGCCGGTCCGGGTGCTGGTCGGAGGGTTTCCGGCCTGGGCGGCCGACGGCCACCCGGTCCGGCCGGGGGACGGTACGCGGCCGGGGCCGGCACCGGGGGACGTGACCGTACGGCCCGGTGCGTTGCCGGTGCTGGACGCCGCGGCCGCGGCCGGGCTCGCCGAGGCGGGCGGGGCGCTGCTGGACGTGCGGGCGCCGGAGCGGTACCGGGGCGAGACCGAACCGATCGACCCGGTGGCCGGGCACGTGCCGGGCGCGGTGAATCTGCCGATCCGCGAGCTGCTCGCCGGTCCGGGCCGGCCGCTGCCGGTCGCCGACCTGCGGTCCCGGTTCGCGGCGGCCGGCATCGGACCCCAGGTACCGGTGGGCGCGTACTGCGGGTCGGGGGTGACCGCCGCGCAGGCCGTGCTGGCGCTGCACCTGGTCGGCCGCACGGACGTCGCGATGTACGTCGGGTCGTGGAGCGACTGGATCGCCGACCCGGACCGGCCGGTGGCAACCGGCCCGGGTGGTTCGTCCGGTTCGTGA
- a CDS encoding acetoin utilization protein AcuC → MSDGTVVVWDERLLAYDLGEHPLDPVRVELTMALAREFGVLDRPGVRLVTPEPADDAALTRVHEADYLTAVRAAAHDPFFVGHGLGTADNPVFAGMHESSALIAGASIAAAEAVWRGEARRAVNVSGGLHHAMPDRASGFCVYNDPAVAIARLLDAGAERIAYVDVDVHHGDGVQHIFYDDPRVLTVSLHETPLALFPGTGFPDETGGPGAEGSAVNLPLPPGTGDAGWHRGFAAVVPSVLRAFRPQLLVTQCGADAHRLDPLADLRLSVDGQRAAYLALRDLAEELCDGRWVALGGGGYALVEVVPRAWTHLLAVVTGEPVEPARLTPPAWRDLARHRRPERETPLRMTDDADPAYEPWQPGGEPDAVDRAILATRKAVFPLHGLDPYDPRD, encoded by the coding sequence ATGTCGGACGGCACTGTGGTGGTGTGGGACGAGCGGCTGCTGGCGTACGACCTGGGTGAGCACCCGCTCGACCCGGTGCGGGTCGAGTTGACGATGGCGTTGGCCCGCGAGTTCGGCGTCCTGGACCGGCCGGGTGTGCGTCTGGTGACGCCCGAGCCCGCCGACGACGCCGCGCTGACCCGGGTGCACGAGGCGGACTACCTGACCGCGGTGCGCGCCGCGGCGCACGACCCGTTCTTCGTCGGCCACGGCCTCGGCACCGCCGACAACCCGGTCTTCGCCGGGATGCACGAGTCCAGCGCGCTGATCGCCGGGGCCAGCATCGCCGCCGCCGAGGCGGTCTGGCGGGGCGAGGCCCGCCGCGCCGTGAACGTCTCCGGCGGCCTGCACCACGCCATGCCGGACCGGGCGTCCGGGTTCTGCGTCTACAACGATCCGGCGGTGGCGATCGCCCGGCTGCTGGACGCCGGTGCGGAGCGGATCGCCTACGTGGATGTCGACGTGCACCACGGCGACGGGGTGCAGCACATCTTCTACGACGACCCGCGGGTGCTCACCGTCAGCCTGCACGAGACCCCGCTGGCGCTGTTTCCCGGCACCGGTTTCCCGGACGAGACCGGTGGGCCGGGCGCCGAGGGCAGCGCCGTGAACCTGCCGCTGCCGCCCGGCACCGGCGACGCCGGCTGGCACCGCGGGTTCGCCGCGGTGGTGCCGTCGGTGCTGCGTGCGTTCCGGCCACAGCTGCTGGTCACCCAGTGCGGCGCCGACGCACACCGGCTGGACCCGCTGGCCGACCTGCGGCTCTCGGTGGACGGGCAGCGGGCCGCGTACCTGGCGTTGCGCGACCTGGCCGAGGAACTCTGCGACGGCCGCTGGGTGGCCCTCGGCGGCGGCGGGTACGCGCTGGTCGAGGTGGTGCCGCGGGCCTGGACCCACCTGCTCGCGGTGGTCACCGGCGAGCCGGTGGAGCCGGCCCGGCTCACCCCGCCGGCCTGGCGGGACCTGGCCCGGCACCGCCGCCCCGAGCGGGAGACGCCGCTGCGGATGACCGACGACGCGGATCCGGCGTACGAGCCGTGGCAGCCCGGCGGCGAGCCCGACGCGGTGGACCGGGCCATCCTGGCCACCCGCAAGGCGGTGTTCCCGCTGCACGGTCTCGATCCGTACGACCCGCGCGACTGA
- a CDS encoding bifunctional GNAT family N-acetyltransferase/acetate--CoA ligase family protein produces MTGTPTAPDRSADVLLTDGSTVHLRQIGPADAPAIVAMHGRFSERTRYLRYFSPYPGIPERDLARFVTVDHHDREAFVVTSGDRILAVGRYERLGPDAPDAEVAFVVEDAHQGRGIGSVLLEHLAEAARQEGIASFVAEVLPTNGAMLRVFADFGYQVQRQYADGVVHLTFPIAPTEQSLAVQWRRERRTEARSIARLLAPRAVAVYGASTTGQGVGAALLGHLRDGGYPGTIVPVHPTAPVVAGLPAYPSAAGAGAPVDLAVVAVAAETVPEVVRDAASAGAHGLVVVSAGFAEAGEEGERAQRELVRVAHGLGLRVVGPNCLGVANTDEAVRLNATLAPRLPVPGRVGLFSQSGVFGVELLAEADRRGLGLSSFVSAGNRADVSGNDLLQYWRDDPRTDVILLYLETFGNPHKFARLTREIGRSKPIVALAAAPAEASDPTRAEVGDPPPAEVGGRAPTEVSGPDAAAVTALFARSGVVRVETVAELLDAGVLLANQPLPAGRRVGVVGNSSALTRLAATACVSRGLMVADGYPADVGPRATAHDFGDAVAEAAVHPGVDALVVVFAPPLPGQFPDVDADFVSALASVALAGDRPTVATYLAGRLPPGVPSYPSVEEAVRALARVVEYADWLRQPAGELPELSDVDEEATRSATAAGGPGLAEALLRAYGIAVTPSERAGTADAAAAAAGRLGYPAVLKSARSGLRHRLDLGAVRLALADEAALRAAYADLAAGFGPDVLVQPMVPAGVACVVETVLDPAFGSVVGFGLGGVATELLGDRAWRAAPLTDRDAEGLVDEPRLAPLLHGYRGAEPVDRAALVDLLLRVGRLVDDHPEVRTLRLNPVLARPDGLTVLHAEATLDRSLTRPDSGPRRL; encoded by the coding sequence ATGACCGGTACCCCGACCGCCCCGGACCGCTCGGCCGACGTGCTGCTCACCGACGGCTCGACCGTCCACCTGCGGCAGATCGGGCCGGCGGACGCGCCGGCCATCGTGGCGATGCACGGGCGGTTCTCGGAACGCACCCGCTACCTGCGGTACTTCTCCCCGTACCCGGGGATCCCGGAACGCGATCTGGCCCGCTTCGTCACGGTGGACCACCACGACCGGGAGGCCTTCGTGGTCACCTCCGGCGACCGGATCCTGGCGGTCGGCCGGTACGAGCGGCTGGGGCCGGACGCGCCGGACGCCGAGGTGGCGTTCGTGGTGGAGGACGCGCACCAGGGTCGGGGGATCGGCTCGGTGCTGCTGGAACACCTGGCCGAGGCGGCCCGGCAGGAGGGGATCGCCAGCTTCGTGGCCGAGGTGCTGCCCACCAACGGCGCGATGCTGCGGGTCTTCGCCGACTTCGGCTACCAGGTCCAGCGGCAGTACGCCGACGGGGTGGTGCACCTGACGTTCCCGATCGCACCCACCGAACAGTCCCTGGCCGTGCAGTGGCGCCGGGAGCGGCGCACCGAGGCGCGCTCCATCGCCCGGCTGCTGGCCCCGCGGGCGGTCGCCGTCTACGGCGCCAGCACCACCGGCCAGGGCGTCGGGGCGGCGCTGCTCGGTCACCTGCGCGACGGCGGGTACCCCGGGACGATCGTGCCGGTGCATCCCACCGCGCCCGTCGTGGCGGGGCTGCCCGCGTACCCGTCGGCGGCCGGCGCCGGGGCGCCGGTGGATCTCGCGGTGGTCGCCGTGGCCGCCGAGACGGTGCCGGAGGTGGTGCGGGACGCGGCGTCGGCCGGCGCGCACGGCCTGGTGGTGGTCTCGGCCGGGTTCGCCGAGGCGGGCGAGGAGGGGGAGCGGGCGCAGCGGGAGCTGGTGCGCGTCGCGCACGGCCTGGGGCTGCGGGTGGTCGGCCCGAACTGCCTGGGCGTCGCGAACACCGACGAGGCGGTACGGCTGAACGCCACCCTCGCGCCCCGGCTTCCGGTGCCGGGCCGGGTCGGGCTGTTCAGCCAGTCCGGGGTGTTCGGTGTGGAACTGCTGGCCGAGGCGGACCGGCGCGGCCTCGGCCTGTCCAGCTTCGTCTCGGCGGGCAACCGGGCCGACGTCTCCGGCAACGACCTGTTGCAGTACTGGCGGGACGATCCGCGCACCGACGTCATCCTGCTCTACCTGGAAACCTTCGGTAACCCGCACAAGTTCGCCCGGCTGACCCGGGAGATCGGGCGGAGCAAGCCGATCGTCGCGCTGGCCGCGGCGCCCGCGGAGGCGAGCGACCCGACGCGCGCCGAGGTGGGCGACCCGCCGCCCGCCGAGGTGGGCGGCAGGGCGCCGACCGAGGTGAGCGGCCCGGACGCCGCGGCCGTGACGGCGCTGTTCGCCCGCTCCGGGGTGGTCCGGGTGGAGACCGTGGCTGAACTGCTGGACGCCGGGGTGCTGCTGGCCAACCAGCCGCTGCCGGCCGGAAGGCGGGTCGGCGTCGTCGGCAACTCCTCGGCGCTCACCCGGCTGGCGGCCACCGCCTGCGTGTCCCGTGGTCTGATGGTCGCCGACGGCTATCCGGCGGATGTCGGCCCGCGGGCCACCGCGCACGACTTCGGCGACGCCGTTGCCGAGGCCGCCGTGCATCCGGGGGTGGACGCCCTGGTGGTGGTGTTCGCGCCGCCGTTGCCCGGCCAGTTTCCGGACGTGGATGCCGACTTCGTCAGCGCGCTGGCCAGCGTGGCGCTTGCCGGTGACCGGCCGACCGTGGCCACCTACCTGGCCGGCCGGCTGCCGCCGGGGGTGCCGTCGTACCCCTCGGTGGAGGAGGCGGTGCGGGCGTTGGCGCGGGTCGTGGAGTACGCCGACTGGCTCCGCCAGCCCGCCGGTGAACTGCCCGAACTGTCCGACGTGGACGAGGAGGCGACCCGGTCGGCCACCGCGGCCGGCGGCCCCGGGCTGGCCGAGGCGCTGCTGCGGGCGTACGGGATCGCGGTCACCCCCTCGGAGCGGGCCGGTACGGCGGACGCCGCCGCCGCGGCGGCCGGCCGGCTGGGCTACCCGGCCGTGCTCAAGTCGGCCCGCTCGGGTCTGCGGCACCGGCTCGACCTGGGCGCCGTCCGGCTGGCCCTGGCCGACGAGGCCGCGCTGCGCGCCGCGTACGCCGATCTGGCCGCCGGGTTCGGCCCGGACGTGCTGGTCCAGCCGATGGTGCCGGCCGGGGTGGCGTGCGTGGTGGAGACCGTGCTGGATCCGGCGTTCGGGTCGGTCGTCGGCTTCGGCCTGGGCGGCGTGGCGACCGAACTGCTCGGCGACCGGGCCTGGCGGGCCGCGCCGCTGACCGACCGGGACGCCGAGGGGCTGGTGGACGAGCCGCGGCTGGCGCCGCTGCTGCACGGCTACCGGGGCGCCGAGCCGGTGGACCGGGCGGCGCTGGTCGACCTGCTGCTGCGGGTGGGCCGGCTGGTCGACGACCACCCGGAGGTCCGCACGCTGCGACTCAACCCGGTGCTCGCCCGCCCCGACGGGCTCACCGTGCTGCACGCCGAGGCGACGCTGGACCGTTCGCTGACCCGTCCGGACAGCGGCCCGCGCCGGCTGTGA